The Miscanthus floridulus cultivar M001 chromosome 7, ASM1932011v1, whole genome shotgun sequence genome includes a region encoding these proteins:
- the LOC136467738 gene encoding uncharacterized protein At5g39570-like — protein MAAAGVFWGGGRADEVADFDEYDPTPYGGGYDIALTFGRPLPPSEETCYPISTATSSASSYDRPQQAQHGGRRPGGSEESHGSAAGYGGGGGYAGAGRPHQPHKEETHGYGRKGHDDDDEQQAYRKPKPAYGDDHEQQAYRKPKPSYGDDDDDQAYRKPKPSYGDEKPSYGRKKKGDADDDDSDDDDNRKPRYKKNDDDDSDDDDKKKRYEKNNRRRHDYDD, from the exons atggcggcggcgggcgtCTTCTGGGGAGGCGGGAGGGCGGACGAGGTGGCTGACTTCGACGAGTACGACCCCACCCCCTACGGCGGCGGCTACGACATCGCGCTCACCTTCGGGCGCCCGCTGCCGCCCTCCGAGGAGACCTGCTACCCGATCTCCACCGCCACTTCCTCCGCCTCCTCGTACGACCGTCCCCAGCAGGCGCAGCACGGAGGCCGGAGGCCCGGCGGGTCCGAGGAGTCCCACGGGTCAGCTGCAGGGTACGGTGGAGGCGGCGGGTACGCGGGGGCGGGGCGGCCTCATCAGCCTCATAAAGAGGAGACCCACGGCTACGGGAGGAAGGgacacgacgacgatgacgagcaGCAGGCGTACCGGAAGCCGAAGCCGGCGTACGGGGACGACCACGAGCAGCAGGCGTACCGGAAGCCGAAGCCCTCGTacggggacgacgacgacgaccaggcGTACAGGAAGCCGAAACCGTCGTACGGGGACGAGAAGCCCAGCTACGGCCGGAAGAAGAAA GGTGACGCTGACGACGATGACTCGGATGACGACGACAACAGAAAACCACGTTACAAaaagaacgacgacgacgactccgATGACGATGACAAGAAGAAGCGTTACGAGAAGAACAACCGCCGCCGCCACGACTACGACGATTGA